CGACGCTTTGCCATAGGTGATCTCTTGTCCTTGAATTCACAGGATGGGAGGGTCTGTTCCTTCGAACCAATATGGTTCTTTCAAATCAGGGAACAGCATTCCTCCACAATTTCATAGTTTACTAGGGTTTAGCCCGCAAATCAAGCTGTAATGTGCCGCCATGATTCCTCGACAAGACGCTATTGGCACTGTTTCCGGACAGGTCCAGGCTTGATGAACCATTAAAATCCAAACTTCACCTGAAGCTCGATATGTCGATTCCCAGCCCCGGCGTTCGGACCGGCCCCCGGCAGCGGTCCAAAGGTATTGAGCGCGAGCGACCGTCCAAAGTAAGACGAACTCAGGTTCCCGATGGGAGCAGCCGGGTTTACATTATTCAGCCAGTTCCGAAACGATGCGCTGAAGGTCAGGTTATAGGGCCGCCGCGTCGCCGTTCCGCCAAAGACCCCGGCCATCCCGGCCTGATTCGATCCGCCGCCCAGCCCGCCGTTACGGATCGAGTCGCCGCCGCGAATCTCATCGCCACCGGCGACCCCGACTCCCTTGCCCGCCCGGCCAAACGACCACGTCCGGCTGATCCGCGTGGTCAGAGAGAGAATCCCCGGCCCGCCCAGCGAGTTACGCGGCACAATTACAGCGTTCGCCAAGCTCAGCGGCGAGGTGTCGAACGAGCCGAACCCGGCCTTGGTCACGACGCTCGGCCGAGCGAGATTCTGGGCAAAGGCGGGCCGGTCATCGTTGGGGTTGCCGTCGTTATTAGTATCGACGCCGGAGGTCATGTTGTAGGGCATCCCCGACTGCAAAAACGCAAAGGAGGACATCTGCACCCGCAGCGGCAGTGCGATATTGCCGCTGACGAAGCCACGCTGGCGGAAGTCGAAGGCCGCCCGCCCGTACTCGGCTTCCAGGTCGTAGGGATTGCTCGGCAGACTCGCCGCACTGTCCGTATTGTTCATGGCGCGCCCGTAGACGTAGTAGCCGAAGAAGCTCAGCCGCGAGTTGATGGTCGAGTGGACGGTCACGATCAACTGATTCTGGCGGAAGACGCCGCCTGCCTGATAGCGGTAGATATCGCCCGCCGCGTCGCCGTACGGCCTCGGCCCCACGGCCTTGCCCTGGCTGTCGACCGAGCTGGCGGTCGGAGCGTTGATGTCCAGCGTCCTCAGCTCGTGCCATCCCCGCGAGTTGGTGTAGGTCACCGCCAGCGAGGTGTTATGGGCAAAGTTACGCTCCAGGCTCACCGCCGTCTGCACCATGCGCGGAACCCGCATCGCCGGGTCGAACTGGTAGGTAGCCTTCGTCGAGGCCTGCCCCGCCAGCGCCGCCGGGTCCGGAATCTCCGGATAAAACGCAGGGTTGCGCACGATGTACTGCGTCTGGTGCGCGCCGTCCTGCCGCGTGGCGTTCCAGATCAGGTCCGAGGTAAAGCGGTCGTAGAAGATGCCGCTGCCCGCCCGCAGCACCGTGTTGGCCAGCCAGCCGTGCGTGCTGGGTGCCCACGAGATCGCCGCACGCGGAGCCACGTTGCTGTAGTCCGCGACGTGGTTCTGAATCTCGTACCGCAGCCCGCCGCTGATGGTCAGGTTGGGCCGCGCCCGCCAGTCGTCCTGCACAAAGATGCCGCCATCGGACTGGCTCACGCCGACCAGCGCCTGCCCCGTCGTCAGCAGAAACTGCGTCGGCCCAAATCCCTGCGCGGCGATATCCGCCTGCGAGACCCCTTGCGCCGCCAGCCGCTGGTTCTGCTGATAGACCTCGAGTGCCGTCAGCCCCGCGCTGTTCCCCGAGCTGCTCGAAGAGAAGATGTAGCGCCCATTGAAGTTCGCCGTCGAATCCTCCCGCAGCCAGTCGCCGCGCCAACGCAGGCCGAACTCGATGGTGTGTTGCCCGTGCACCACCGTCGTGTAGTTCTGCAGTTCATAGCGGTCGCGGTCCGTGTAGTTCAGCGGAAACGATCCTCCCGCTGTAAACGCGCCCTGCACATCCAGCTCCGGCGCTGAGCTGACGCCGCGCTGGCTCAGGTGGTTGCTGTAGAACTGAAACCGCGCATTGTTCAGCACCGAGGCCCCCAGCACCGACGACTCGCTAACCTGCACGTTCTGGTCTACCTCGTCCGTGCTATAGGCCTGCGAGGCCTGGTCGAAGAGTTGCGGGTTCAGCCCCTGGTTCTGCGCCATAATCCCGGCCAGCGAGTAGCGCACGATCAACGTATGGTTCGGTGTCAGCCCATAGTCCAGCCGAGGAGCAAATGAGTACCGCCGCGACGGCGTGACCAGCACCGTGCTCACCGCCTGCGGGTTCAGCCCGCCGTCGAGCTGCGTATAGTTCAGGACGGCGTTCTCATCGGTCACGCGCCCCTGCCCATCGACAAAGAAGCTCGCTCGCTTTGAGAGCGGCCCGCTCAGGTTTCCGGCGTAGATCTCCTGCCGGTAGTCGGGAACGATCGGCCCAATCAAATAAGGGTTCCGCGCCGTGAGCGCACGGTTGCCGAAGTCCATCGAAGCCTGCCCGTGGAACTTGTCCGACCCAGGCTTAGTGAAGATCTCCACCCGCCCAAACCCCACGCGGTCGAACTCCGCCGCAAAGGGATTCTGGTTCACATGAATCTCCCGAATCGAGGCCTTCGGGGGCATGATGCCGTCGGTGAATCCATCGATAAAGATCTGCGGTCCGTTCGGCCCGGCGGCTGGCCCGGCCAGCATCTGCAACTCGTTCGCCAGGTCCTCGGGATCGTCCGAGAGCGAGTCCAGGTCCGACCCGCGCAGCAGCAACTGCCCCGCGTTCTGCGACGGATCGACGTCCACGGCATTGGTGCCGCCCACGGCGACGTTCACGCTCTCGTTGTTCTTCTCTACCGCCATCTTCACGTCGATGCGATGGCTGGCCCCTGCGGCCAGCGTATTCCCGGCGCTCTCGTAGACGGCAAATCCCGGGCTCTCCACTCGGATCGTATAACTGCCCGGAGCCAGCCGGTCGATCCCGTACCGCCCCTGCCCATCGGTCACCGCACTCCGAGTCACGCCACCGGCATCTGTCACGGTCACCGCCGCACGAGGAATCACGGCGTCGGTCGGATCGGTAACCCGCCCCTGAATCCCGGCAGAGGCTTGCCCTAACGCCAGTGAGGCAATGCCACACCACAACATAAAGCACAAGACAGCGCGAAGACCTCTGGCGATCATCCTTCTCCCCAATCAGCTAAAGCGTGCGGCAAATCCGGAGCGACGCCCGCAGGCATAACTCGACGGAACGGCATAGCTAGGAGAGGACAGGAGGTGGACGGATACAGTTTTTATGCAGCACCGGTGCGGCCGACGCATCAGCCGCCGCAGGTACGGAGCAGACCTCCCACCGGTCTGGAGGAGCAACAACACCCACCGTCTGCGCCCGCTCCATCCCATGAATCGCCGGAGCAGCCGAGCAGAACGCGCAGGCGTGATCCCTCTCCATGCAATGCAGATGATGCGGCCCTTCCTTTACAGCAAAGGCAAGCAACATAAACATCACAAAGGAGAGCAGAACTCTCGTCGTTGAAGGCTGAAAACGCACGGATGCGTTCATCCTACATGACAAAAGGAAGGACACCCATATCTGAAATGAAGAGGACTTTCTTTAACCCACCACAGCTTTGGGTGCCCCATCTCTCAATTCTGGAACATGGGTTTCACCCATAGCACTAAGGCTTCAGAACGATCTTCATCGAGTCCGGTTTGGGGTTCGATGCCAGTTCCACCGCCGCCGCACACTGCTCCAGCCCAAACCGGTGCGAGATCAGCTTCGTCAGGTCCAGCGAGCCATCGCGATACCCCGCGAACACCAGGTCAATTCCCTCCTGCTGGATCGCCACCGAGGCCGAGTACGATCCCATCAGCGTCTTCTCATCCATGCACACCGCCGCCGGATCGAATGCAGCCGTCCCATGCTGCGTGCTGGCAAAGAGCATCACCCGCCCGCCCGGACGCACCGCCTCCATCGCCACCGCGATCAGCGCATCCGCCCCGACGGCCACGAGCACCACATCCGCGCCGCGCCCGTCGGTCGCCGCCTTGGCCGCGCCGACCACATCCCCCCGCGCATCAATCGGCCGATCCAGCCCATACTGAGCCGCAACGGCATGACGCTCCGGATACAGATCGCTCGTCAGCACTGTGGCCCCTGTCCTCCGTGCCAGAGCCGCCAGAATCACCCCGATGCTCCCCTGCCCGATCACCAGCACGGTATCGTCGGCCTCCAGGTTCAGCGCCAGCACCGCCTTGTAGCAGGTGTTCACCGGCTCGATAAACGCCGCCTGCTCGAACGGAATATCGTCCGGCACATGGATCAGCCCGGCGGTCTTGCCTCCCTCGCCGACGATCCAGTCCATCACCCGGATGTACTCGGCAAACCCACCGCCAGCCGCCGCAAACCCCGCCGTCGTCCCTACTTTTTTATAGGTCTCACACTGCGCAAAGGTCTGTTTGCGGCAGTAAAAACAAACCCCACAAGGGATGTGGTGGAAGGCCATCACCCGGTCTCCCACAGCAAACCCATCGACGCCCTCACCAACCGCCGCCACGGTCCCGGCCATCTCGTGCCCAAAGACTCGCGGAGCCGAGTGGGAACCGGTATGAATCTTCTTCAGGTCGGTCCCGCAGATGCCGCATGTATCGATCCTGACCAGCACTTCACCGGCCCCGATCTCCGGCACCGGAATCGTCTCGAACCGCACCTCATCCACCGCGCGATACACCGCCGCGCCCATCATCTCCGGCAACGTTCCCTGCTGCATCTCTGTCATCCTTCTTTCTTCCTATACCAGTCTAGCTGGGCCTCAAGCTCCACGGTCAGGGCCACGAGCGCCCGCTTGCTGTTGCCGCCAAGCGCGATCAACCGGCCCCACATCGGCGGCCTCACCATCGCATAAGCCGCAAAGGCCCCCGCCCGAAACTGCCCGTCGTTGGTGGCGAATCGCCCCAGCTCCTTCATCTCGAACTCGGCCTCATCCGAGATGACCTTGATCGCCTGAAACCCAAGCCCATGCCCCTGTGCCAGCCGAGCCACGGTCGCCGCCTCCATATCCACGGCATCGGCCGCGTACGAGGCAAAGAGACGCTTCTTCTCGGCGATCCCGGCGATCACATCCGCCGTTACCAGCACCTGCCTATATTGCGAGCTGTCGTACCGCTCGCCCGAGCGCGCGTCCACCACCACCCCGGCGCGGACGATCTCCCCCACCCGCAGCCTTGGGTTACACGCGCCCGCCAGACCCACCGAAAGCAGCGCCGTTACCGGCTTCAGCGACCGCGCCGCCTGCACCGCCAGCGTCACCCGCAGCGCTCCCATGCCCGCGCAGGCCACCACCGCGTCGTCACCGTCACGCGTATATGCAAAAACCTTGCCCGGAAGCCGGTGCTCCCGCCAGCCCCGCACCAGGGCGCTCACCTCACGCGGCAGAGCAGCGATGATCGCCGGAGACGCCGCCATCAGGCTTTGCTCTCGTACTTCGGCGCGTACCCATGCGCCACAAACCACTCCACCGCCGCCCGCAACGCAGGGTACACCGGCAGCACCTCAAACCCCAGCTCGCGCACCGCCTTGGCCGAGCTGGCGAACATCATCTTTCGCCCCATCCGCACGGCCTCCACCGTCGCCCGAGGCTCCTTGCCCCGCAGCTTGCCGGTAAACTTCTCGTCGAAGAAGGCAAACGCCATCGCCACCGCATGGGGCACCTTCATCGTGGGCGAGGGCAGCCCCGTGATGGCGGAGAGTCGGTCCAGAATCTGCTTCAGCGTCAGATTCTCGCCGCCCAGGATGTAACGCTCCCCCGGAGTCCCGTGGTCGAGCGCGACCACATGCATCCGCGCTACCTCGTCCACGTCCACCAGGTTTAGCCCAGTGTCCACGTAGGCGGGAAAGTTCTTATTCAGAAAGTCCACGATGATCCGCCCGGTCGGCGTGGGCTTCAGATCTCCCGGCCCAATCGGCGTCGTCGGGTTCAGGATGAGCACGCGTTGCCCCATCCTGGCCGCTGCGATCGCCTCCTGCTCGGCCAAAAACTTCGACCGCTTGTAGTGGCCGATCATCTCCTCGATCGACACCGGCGTAGCCTCATCGACGATGGTCCCGTCCTTCTTGAACCCCATCGTGGCCACCGACGAGGTGTACACCACCTTAGGCACCCCCATCTCCCGCGCCAGCCGCAGCAGCTCCCGCGTGCCGGTCACGTTAGCCGCGTACATCGCCTCCGGGTCCGTCACCCAAAGCCGATAGTCCGCCGCCACGTGCACCAGCGCATCGCATCCCGCGAGCGCCGACCGCAACCCCTCGGGCGAACGCAGATCGCCGACGACGGTCTCGGCATCGCCCAGGCCCTCAAGCCCGGCAAGGTTGCTCGTAGACCGTGTCAGCAGGCGTAGCTTCGCCCCTTGCGCCGCATATGCCCGCGCAACATGGCTCCCGACGAACCCGGTGGCTCCGGTTAGAAAGACCTGCATAATTGATTTCCAGAGATGGCGTTCACACGCCCTTCAAAGCTTCGCGTGGCCCTCCCGTTGGTCAGGAATAAAGATGCTCGCTGCCGACCAACGGGAGGGCCTCAGAAGATAACTTCCCCATATTGCCCCGAGAACGGTACGAAGTACTAATCGAGCTTCTCGGGCTCGATCTGGATATTCTTCTCGCCTGCGGACTTCTTCTCCCAGTATTTCTTCACCCAGGCCTCAAAAGTCTTGCCCGCAGCCGTGTCCCGCCCGCTGAAGGCCAGCGCGGCGATATCGCCATAGGCCACATTTACCTTGGTCTTCTCGGTCGTCGGGATGATGCGCACAAACGAGTCCGCCAGCGAAGTTCCCGAGCGCCGATCGAAGAGATATCCCTCGATCTTGCTGCCGTCCTTGCGCGTAATCGTCACATCGCCCCGGTAGTCGAAGGCTTTCTCGAGCGCCTCGCGCACTTCGGCTTCGGTCGCCAGCTCCGGCACCCAGCCTTCGAGCACCTCGCGCTCGCGTCCGGCTGCATGCTCCAGCTCGTCTGGATTGTGGTGCGCCAACTGCTCGATCTTCGCCGATTCCTGCTGATCCGTAGCCATGATTCTCCCTAAAGGTTTGCTGCTCTTAATCGCCCGAGACACTCTGCAGCTCGCCCTTTGCACTCGCCGCCGAAGCCGTCCCGATCTGCACCAGAGGACCATGCTGCGCCGGCTTCCAGTCGTTCAGAATCCGCTGCGCACCCTCGTCGTCATAGCGCGAGAACATTGCCTTCGCGGTTTGCAGAAGACCCTTGATCGAGCCGAACGTGTAGTTCACTCCGCTGGCCTCGTACCCCGAGTGAACCATGCAGTTCGCGCAGCGCGGATTGCCGCTCTCGGTGCCATAGTTCTGCCACTCGACGGTCTCCATCAGCTCCTTGAAGCTGTCGGCGTAGCCGTCCTGCAGCAGATAGCACGGTTTCTGCCAGCCGAAGATCGAGAAGGTCGGCATTCCCCACGGCGTGCACTTCAGGTCCTTCTTGCCCATCAGGAACTCCATAAACATGGGCGAAGCGTTGAAGCGCCAGCTCTTCTTCCGGTTCGAGAGGATCGCGCGGAACATCTTGCGCGACTTCGCACGCCCGAGGAAGTGGTTCTGGTCCGGGGCCTTGTCGTACGTATACCCAGGCGAGACCATCATGCTCTCCACCCCGGCCACCATCAGCTCGTCGAAGTGCGCGCGCACGCTGTTCGGATCGGCGCCGTCGAACAAGGTAGTGTTCGTCGTCACCCGGAAGCCCGCCGCCACAGCCGCCGCCACACCCTCCATGGCGATATCGTATCCACCCTCACGGCAGACGGAGAAGTCGTGGTGTTCACGCTGCCCGTCCACGTGTACCGAAAACGAGAGGTACTTGCTCGGCTTGAAAAGGTGAAGCTTTTCTTTAAGAAGCAGCGCGTTCGTGCACATATAAACGTACTTCTTACGCGCGACCAGCCCGGCTACGATCTCCGGCATCTTCGGGTGAAGCAGCGGCTCGCCGCCTGGGATCGCCACCATCGGCGTCCCGCACTCTTCGACAGCCTTGAAGCAATCCTCGGGGCTAAGCTCAGCCTTCAGGATATGCGCGGGGTACTGGATCTTGCCGCAGCCAGCGCACGCCAGGTTGCAGCGGAAGAGCGGCTCGAGCATCAGCACCAGCGGATACTTCTTCCGCCCGGCCAGCTTCTGCTTCAACACATAAGTCGCTACGGTCCACGCCTGCGAGATTGGAACTGCCATCCGGTCTCTCCTTCAATACCCAAAACAAAAACTAAATTTAAGCTGCTGCCGCTTCCCGTTCCATCGCGCGCCGGTAAGTCGTCAGCGCGAGCAGCGGGAAGTAATCCCGGTACAGGTGATAGGCCAGATAAAAGACCCTCGGGAACCCTGTTCCAGTATAGATAGCCTCGCCGTTGCGGCCCTCGGCCGACTCCGGCCACGTGCCGTTCTCCATCTGCTTGTCGATCAGCCAACGAATTCCCTTGGCCACCGAGTCGCTGCGGGTATCGCCCGCAGCCAGAAGCCCCAGGATTGCCCAGGCGGTCTGCGAAGGAGTAGAAGGCCCGATGCCGCGTGTGTTCGGATCATCATAGCTGCCGCAGGTCTCGCCCCAGCCACCGTCGGAGTTCTGCACCATGCGAATCCACTCGGCCGCTTGCTGGATAGCGGGTTCATGGTTCCAATAACCCATCGCTTCCAGACCACGCAGTACCAGGAACGTGCCGTACAGATAGTTGACGCCCCAGCGCCCGAACCAGCTACCGTCCGACTCCTGCTCCTTCAGGCAGAACTGAACCGCCTTTTCGACCCGTGGATCGCGGCGCGTGTACCCGTACTGCGCCAACATCTCCAGGATGCGACCGGTGATATCGACCGTCGGCGGGTCGATCATCGCGTTGTGGTCGGCAAACGGGATGTACTCAAAGATCTTCTTCGTGTTGTCCTTGTCGAAGCTCGCCCAGCCGCCGTTCCGGCACTGCATGGCGAAGATCCACTCGATCGCACGCTGCGAGGCGTCGATCTGCTTGCGCTCCTTGGGGTGGTTGACGGCGTTCAATGCCATCAAAACCTGAGCAGAATCATCGACATCCGGGTAAAACTCATTGTTGAACTCGAAGTACCACCCGCCCGGAGCAATGTTCGGCACAGTAAAGGCCCAGTCGCCCTTCTGTCGGACTTCCTTGTCGAGAAGCCAGTCCGCCGCCTTCACCATGCGCGGATCGTCCTTGGCCAGTCCAGCCTCGCCCAGTGCAAAGACCGCCTGGGCGGTATCCCAAACCGGGGAGACACAGGGTTGCATCCGGAAGGTCGGCGTCGGATAGTTCGGCTCGCCCTCCGGGAAGTCGAGGCCGAGCTTCTCGAACTCATCCATCGCCCGGATAAACTGGGGGTCATCGGTGCCATAACCCAGGCACTTCAGCGCGATGATCGCGTTCATCATGGCCGGGTAGATTGCGCCCAGGCCATCGGACTTCTCGAATCGCTCCAGCAGCCACTTCTCAGCCTTCTTCAGCGCCATCTTACGCAGTGGGCGGATATGCACGCGCTCAGCCCAGTGTGCGATCCGGTCCAGAGCCAGGAAGAAGTTCCGCCAGCCCACGGGACGGTTCTTATCCCAGCGCAGGTGCAGGTTGGCGTTCATCCGGCCGCCGACGAAGAGTTCGTCGATCCCCTGCTCGGGCGGCAGTTTCTTGAACGGTTTCTTCGAGTAGGCAATCGAAAGCGGAACCAGAATCGCCCGCGACCACGACGAGATCTCGTAAATATTGAAGTAGAACCAGTTCGGAAAGAGTACGATCTCCGGCGGAACAGCCGGAACAGCATCATACTCGTACTGGCCCATGAAGCACAGATAGATCTTGGTAAAGGTGTTGCACTCGGTGACGCCGCCGTTGGCCAGGATCCACTTCCGAGCCTTCACCAGCACCGGGTGGTCCTGCGACCAGCCCATCAGCTTCAGGGCAAAGTAGGCCTTTACGCCCAGCGAGATATTCGACGGGCCATTGGGGTAGATGCTCCAGCCGCCGTCCTCGTTCTGGTGCCGCAGGATCTCGTTGACGGCCCGCTCCATCTTGCCGCGGTCGCCCGTTCCCAACAGCACATGCATGAAGATGTAGTCCGACTCGAGCATGGTGTCGGCCTCAAGCTCACCACACCAATAGCCGTCCGGATGCTGCTGGCCCATCAGCCAGTCGCGCGCCCGATCGATGCCCTCGACCACGCGGTCCAAGCCCAAGTCGATGCGGCCGAACCGTGGCTGTGCGGTCGTCTTAGCCGACGGATTCACCGCCTGCTCATTCCCCGGATTGATAGGATTTACTGCACTCATGAACGGCAAACTCTCTTGTACTCTGTGGCTCTGACTGGACTACCGCGCGACCGCTGGAGCAGAAGCAATCGCCTGAACGATCTCCGGCGGCAAACCAAACCGAACATTCTCAGGCATTACCTCAACCTCGTCGACATCTCCATATCCTCTGGATTGCAGGTATTCGACAACGTCCTTCACCAGCACCTCCGGAGCCGAGGCCCCAGCCGTTACCGCAACCGTATTCACCCCATCCAGCCAAGCGGGGTCGATCGCATCCGCCGTATCGATGAGATACGAGTTCGTATCAAGATTCTTCGAGACCTCGACCAGACGGTTAGAGTTCGAGCTGTTCTTCGAGCCGACGACCAGCACCAGGTCCGCGCCGTGGGCCACGTTCTTCACAGCCACCTGACGGTTCTCCGTCGCGTAGCAGATATCCTGCGCGTGCGGCCCGACGATGTTCGGGAACTTCTTCTTCAGCGCCTCGATCATGTACCGCGCCTCGTCGAGCGAGAGCGTCGTCTGGGTCAGGTAGGCCACCTTGTCCGGGTCCGGAACCACCAGCGCTGCTACCTCTTCCACGGTCGAGACCACCTGGGTCACATCGGGAGCCTCGCCCTGCGTGCCTTCGACCTCTTCATGGTCGCGATGCCCCACCAGGACCAGCGAGTAGCCCTGCTTGGCGAACTTGATCGCCTCCACGTGCACCTTGGTCACCAGCGGACAGGTCGCGTCGATCACCTTCAGGCCGCGTGCCTTGGCTGCCTCACGTACAGCGGGCGAGACGCCATGAGCGGAGTAGATCACACGAGCGCCCGCAGGCACCTCGTCCAGCTCATTGACGAAGATCGCGCCCTTCTTCGCCAGATCGGTTACCACGTAGCTGTTATGCACGATCTCCTTGCGGACATAGATCGGCGCACCAAACGTCTCCAGTGCAATACGCACGATATCGATCGCGCGCACCACGCCCGCGCAGAAGCCGCGAGGCTTGAGAAGGAGGACACGCTTGGTAACAGAAACAGACGGGCTGACGACGGGGTCTAGGGTTGATGTTGTCACTTCCTCAGTATACCGCTTCAACCTGCTGAGGTCATCAATTCCGGCTCAAAACTGGTGCCTCGGCAGGCACCTCCGGGGGAGCCGGTGCTGACCCTATAAACCATCTATTTTGATAAGTCCAGCTCTCATCTGAAGCGGAAAAGATCCGCCCTTTACAGCTTCGCCGAGCATCCCGGATGTTTGCAGTCGCAGGCCAGCGACGTCATGCCCTTCGAATCGGCGCAGACGTTCGAGCAGTAGTTCGAGCCGGGAGCCGCCATACAGCTACACAGCGGATGTGCGCACTTCTTGACTTTGTCGGTCATAGGGCACCTCTACCGCACTCGGATGCGGCCTGTACTCCCGGAGATGTGTGCGTTTACCGGCTCGCCTCAATCAAGCTCTGTGCATGACGCACGCTGGTCTCCGAGAGCTTCGCCCCGCTCAGCATCCGCGCAATCTCCTGCACCCGCTCCGGCTCCTCCATGCGGCGGACGTTGGTGTGCGTCCGGCCACCGGCCTCCTTCTTCTCGATCAGAAAGTGCTGATCCCCGAAGGCCGCGATCTGCGGAAGATGGGTGATACAGAGCACCTGCTGGGTCTTCGAGAGCGTCTTCAGCTTCTGCCCCACAGCTTCGGCCGCTCGCCCGCCGATACCGATGTCGATCTCGTCGAAGACCAGCGTTCGGGGCAGCACGGCCTTCTTCTTGCCGCCGCGCAACGCGACGCCCTCCTCCACCGTAACCTTCAAGGCCAACATCACGCGAGACATCTCGCCCCCCGAAGCGATCTCTTCGAGCGGCTTCAGAGGCTCGCCCGCGTTGGTCGCGATCCGGTAGGCGACCTCATCCCAGCCATGCGCCGTCCAGCTATTCTTTTTGGCTTCTACCGCAATCGCAAATCGAACATTCATTGCCAGGTCGTTGATCTGTCGCTCCGCCAGCCGCTCCAGCCGCCGCGCCGCCTCGGTCCGAGCCAGCGTCAACTCGCCCGCTGCGGCCTCATACGCCGCTGCCCGCTGCGTCTCCTGCTCGCGCAACTCGGCCAGCACTGCGTCGCGATTCTCAACCTCAGCCAACTGCCGCGCCGAATCCGCGCCAAACGCGATCACCTCGGCCAGCGTCCGGCCGTACTTGCGCTTCAGCCGGTCCAGCGTGGCCAGCCGGTCTTCAATCTCGGCCAATCGCTCCGGCCCCGCCTGTACCCCGTCGGCGAAGTCCCGCAGAGTGGCCGAAAGATCCTCCACCGTGGCCTTGGCGGCTGCCAACTGCTGCGCCGGCTCGGCAAACCGGGCGTCATAGCGCGCCAGCTCGTCCACGAGCTTCAGCGCCGCGCCCAGCGTCGTCTCCGCCGCGTGCTCGGATTCGTACAGTTGGTCATAGGCGTTCATTGCCGCGCCGTATAGCTTCTCGGCGTTGGCCAGCACGCGCTTCTCGGCCTCCAGCAACTCATCTTCATCCGGCCCAGCAATCCCCGCCTCGTCGATCTCGCGGCTCTGAAACCGCCATAGATCCGCCATCCGCAGCCGGTCCTGCTCGTCCGAGAGCATGGTGTCGAGCCGCGCCCGCGTCTCCCGCCAAGCCGCGTGGGCCGACGCCACCGCCTCTAGCGAGAAGCCTGAAAACCGATCAAGCAACACCCGCTGCTGCATCTGGTCGAAGGCCCCCATGGTCTCGCCCTGCGCATGCACCAGAGCCAGCTCCGGGGCCAGTTGCCGCAGCACCCCCACGGTCGCGGGCTGGTTGTTGACGAAGACCCGCCCCTTGCCCGTGGCCGTGATCTCTCGCCGTAGCAGAATCTCATCACCCTCGGAGTCGATCCCGTTCTCGTCGAGCACCGCCAGCGCCCCAGGCGTCGTCTCGAAGACGCAGGCCACTACCGCCCGCTCTGCGCCATGACGCACAAAGTCCGACGATGCCTTGCCGCCCAGCAGCAGCGCCAGCGCATCGATCAGGATCGACTTACCCGCGCCGGTCTCTCCCGTTAACAGGTTCAGCCCACGGCCAAACTCGGCCACGGCATGGTCGATCACAGCATAGTTTTCGGCCCGCAACTCCAGCAGCATCTCTGCTTCGCCTCACGTTCGCTTTGGCGAAGCATAACACGCCGCCCCCGGAGGATGGATCAACACTCGAGATCGGAGCCGCGCACAAGCCTAAAAGCACAGGCGCTGAACCAGCGTACCGTCTCAGCCGATAAACCTTTTACCCACAACCCGGCCCGCTGCATCCTACAGCCTGTCGACCATTTATCCTGTACACGCGCAGTACACTCGTCGCAGAGGAACCCACAACGCCCATGCCGCTCCACTCCCTAGCCGCAGCCCTCCTCCTGAGCTTTCAGGAGCCCGATCTCGCCGCTAACCCGCTCCCCGCCGCCGCGCACTCCAGCGCCATCGGCGAGATCCTCCACAACTCCGGCCCGGTAG
This is a stretch of genomic DNA from Granulicella sp. WH15. It encodes these proteins:
- a CDS encoding TonB-dependent receptor codes for the protein MLWCGIASLALGQASAGIQGRVTDPTDAVIPRAAVTVTDAGGVTRSAVTDGQGRYGIDRLAPGSYTIRVESPGFAVYESAGNTLAAGASHRIDVKMAVEKNNESVNVAVGGTNAVDVDPSQNAGQLLLRGSDLDSLSDDPEDLANELQMLAGPAAGPNGPQIFIDGFTDGIMPPKASIREIHVNQNPFAAEFDRVGFGRVEIFTKPGSDKFHGQASMDFGNRALTARNPYLIGPIVPDYRQEIYAGNLSGPLSKRASFFVDGQGRVTDENAVLNYTQLDGGLNPQAVSTVLVTPSRRYSFAPRLDYGLTPNHTLIVRYSLAGIMAQNQGLNPQLFDQASQAYSTDEVDQNVQVSESSVLGASVLNNARFQFYSNHLSQRGVSSAPELDVQGAFTAGGSFPLNYTDRDRYELQNYTTVVHGQHTIEFGLRWRGDWLREDSTANFNGRYIFSSSSSGNSAGLTALEVYQQNQRLAAQGVSQADIAAQGFGPTQFLLTTGQALVGVSQSDGGIFVQDDWRARPNLTISGGLRYEIQNHVADYSNVAPRAAISWAPSTHGWLANTVLRAGSGIFYDRFTSDLIWNATRQDGAHQTQYIVRNPAFYPEIPDPAALAGQASTKATYQFDPAMRVPRMVQTAVSLERNFAHNTSLAVTYTNSRGWHELRTLDINAPTASSVDSQGKAVGPRPYGDAAGDIYRYQAGGVFRQNQLIVTVHSTINSRLSFFGYYVYGRAMNNTDSAASLPSNPYDLEAEYGRAAFDFRQRGFVSGNIALPLRVQMSSFAFLQSGMPYNMTSGVDTNNDGNPNDDRPAFAQNLARPSVVTKAGFGSFDTSPLSLANAVIVPRNSLGGPGILSLTTRISRTWSFGRAGKGVGVAGGDEIRGGDSIRNGGLGGGSNQAGMAGVFGGTATRRPYNLTFSASFRNWLNNVNPAAPIGNLSSSYFGRSLALNTFGPLPGAGPNAGAGNRHIELQVKFGF
- a CDS encoding alcohol dehydrogenase catalytic domain-containing protein; translation: MTEMQQGTLPEMMGAAVYRAVDEVRFETIPVPEIGAGEVLVRIDTCGICGTDLKKIHTGSHSAPRVFGHEMAGTVAAVGEGVDGFAVGDRVMAFHHIPCGVCFYCRKQTFAQCETYKKVGTTAGFAAAGGGFAEYIRVMDWIVGEGGKTAGLIHVPDDIPFEQAAFIEPVNTCYKAVLALNLEADDTVLVIGQGSIGVILAALARRTGATVLTSDLYPERHAVAAQYGLDRPIDARGDVVGAAKAATDGRGADVVLVAVGADALIAVAMEAVRPGGRVMLFASTQHGTAAFDPAAVCMDEKTLMGSYSASVAIQQEGIDLVFAGYRDGSLDLTKLISHRFGLEQCAAAVELASNPKPDSMKIVLKP
- a CDS encoding phosphorylase, yielding MAASPAIIAALPREVSALVRGWREHRLPGKVFAYTRDGDDAVVACAGMGALRVTLAVQAARSLKPVTALLSVGLAGACNPRLRVGEIVRAGVVVDARSGERYDSSQYRQVLVTADVIAGIAEKKRLFASYAADAVDMEAATVARLAQGHGLGFQAIKVISDEAEFEMKELGRFATNDGQFRAGAFAAYAMVRPPMWGRLIALGGNSKRALVALTVELEAQLDWYRKKEG
- the hpnA gene encoding hopanoid-associated sugar epimerase codes for the protein MQVFLTGATGFVGSHVARAYAAQGAKLRLLTRSTSNLAGLEGLGDAETVVGDLRSPEGLRSALAGCDALVHVAADYRLWVTDPEAMYAANVTGTRELLRLAREMGVPKVVYTSSVATMGFKKDGTIVDEATPVSIEEMIGHYKRSKFLAEQEAIAAARMGQRVLILNPTTPIGPGDLKPTPTGRIIVDFLNKNFPAYVDTGLNLVDVDEVARMHVVALDHGTPGERYILGGENLTLKQILDRLSAITGLPSPTMKVPHAVAMAFAFFDEKFTGKLRGKEPRATVEAVRMGRKMMFASSAKAVRELGFEVLPVYPALRAAVEWFVAHGYAPKYESKA